In Agrobacterium sp. RAC06, a single window of DNA contains:
- a CDS encoding transcriptional regulator, which translates to MAAAVNIAFEAPDNLHGLTPAQQRPIDLVHLATQTKGDKAVESEILQIFARQARGCLVALSSGRSKVEVKAAANRLRNAAMAVGALRVATAADLIETRGGDADALASVAAAVLEAEHFILKLAR; encoded by the coding sequence ATGGCAGCAGCAGTCAATATCGCATTCGAGGCTCCGGACAACCTGCATGGCCTCACCCCTGCGCAACAGCGTCCGATCGACCTCGTGCATCTGGCGACGCAGACGAAGGGCGACAAGGCCGTCGAGAGCGAGATCCTGCAGATCTTCGCGCGTCAGGCCCGCGGTTGCCTGGTGGCGCTCTCCAGTGGTCGCAGCAAGGTCGAGGTCAAGGCGGCCGCCAATCGCCTTCGCAACGCCGCGATGGCCGTTGGCGCCCTGCGGGTCGCGACGGCTGCAGATCTGATCGAAACCAGGGGGGGCGATGCGGATGCGCTTGCGTCCGTTGCGGCTGCCGTGCTCGAAGCCGAGCACTTCATCCTGAAGCTGGCCCGCTGA
- a CDS encoding 2Fe-2S iron-sulfur cluster-binding protein, protein MANISIIAFDGTRFDIAAADGSTVMENAVRNSVPGIDAECGGACACATCHVYVDDSWSEKVGQPSAMEEDMLDFAVDVRPTSRLSCQIKVTAALEGLVVHVPERQG, encoded by the coding sequence ATGGCAAACATCAGCATCATCGCATTTGACGGCACACGTTTTGACATCGCGGCAGCCGACGGCTCCACGGTCATGGAAAACGCCGTCCGCAACTCGGTCCCCGGGATCGATGCCGAATGTGGCGGTGCCTGCGCCTGTGCCACCTGTCATGTCTATGTCGATGATTCCTGGTCAGAAAAGGTCGGCCAGCCGTCGGCCATGGAAGAGGACATGCTGGATTTCGCCGTCGACGTGCGCCCAACTTCGCGACTTTCCTGTCAGATCAAGGTGACGGCGGCTCTGGAGGGGCTCGTCGTTCACGTGCCCGAGCGCCAGGGCTGA
- a CDS encoding DUF922 domain-containing Zn-dependent protease, whose product MKHSRRLRAAVIMAVLTGISLPLSASADVVVQKSITYFQIGGRTAAELDAELSRKGPFTQASGSRHPGATQIRFGGDLTYTRRGTRCAIDDVRVTVETKLILPRWKNRKRASTEMALLWDALSADIKRHEERHAEIARQHAKLLEQRLMKLRPERNCEILQDRVAVVTDDVTASHDAAQMRFDRVEAKNFQDRMLRILRYRRESQENQ is encoded by the coding sequence ATGAAGCACTCCCGCCGTCTTCGGGCCGCCGTGATCATGGCAGTCCTGACCGGCATATCCCTGCCGCTTTCGGCCAGCGCGGACGTCGTCGTCCAGAAGTCCATTACCTACTTTCAGATCGGCGGCCGCACGGCAGCCGAACTCGATGCGGAACTGTCGCGCAAAGGGCCCTTCACCCAGGCGAGCGGAAGTCGCCACCCCGGCGCCACCCAGATACGCTTCGGCGGCGACCTCACCTACACACGACGCGGAACCCGTTGCGCAATCGATGATGTGCGCGTCACTGTCGAAACAAAGCTCATCCTGCCGCGCTGGAAGAACCGCAAACGCGCATCCACCGAGATGGCGCTGTTGTGGGACGCACTGTCGGCCGACATCAAGCGGCACGAGGAGCGTCATGCCGAAATCGCGCGCCAGCATGCAAAGCTGCTCGAACAGAGGCTGATGAAGCTGCGACCGGAACGCAATTGCGAGATCCTGCAGGATCGGGTCGCTGTCGTCACCGACGACGTGACTGCATCCCATGACGCAGCACAGATGCGATTCGATCGTGTTGAAGCGAAGAATTTCCAGGATCGCATGCTGCGGATCCTGCGCTACCGTCGCGAAAGCCAGGAAAATCAGTAG
- the folP gene encoding dihydropteroate synthase — MAIVEHTIWRVGHGRTLDLVERGALMAIVNVTPDSFSDGGLHNTVDAAVRHALACVDQGAVILDIGGESTRPGAAEVSVEEEIARVIPVIAALREQTDALISIDTYRVATAKAAVEAGAHIINDVHGLQREAEIAKVAAEHGSGLCIMHTGRGREKLSDPIADQRHFLEHSLGIAAQAGVALETIVLDPGFGFAKESPEENMELIARFEELHDFGLPLLAGTSRKRFLGALTGRDAADRDVATAATTVALRLKGASVFRVHNVAINRDALIMADAMLATERRIAARKDKTA; from the coding sequence GTGGCCATAGTTGAGCATACAATTTGGCGCGTAGGGCACGGTCGCACACTCGACCTCGTCGAGCGCGGCGCACTCATGGCCATCGTCAATGTGACGCCGGATTCCTTTTCCGACGGCGGTCTGCACAATACCGTCGATGCGGCCGTGCGGCACGCGCTGGCGTGTGTCGATCAAGGTGCCGTGATCCTCGACATCGGAGGTGAATCGACGCGCCCGGGTGCGGCCGAAGTCAGCGTCGAAGAGGAGATCGCCCGGGTCATCCCGGTGATCGCAGCGCTCCGAGAGCAGACCGACGCGCTCATTTCCATCGATACCTATCGAGTGGCCACCGCAAAAGCGGCCGTCGAGGCCGGCGCGCATATCATCAACGACGTGCATGGCCTGCAGCGGGAAGCCGAGATTGCGAAGGTCGCGGCGGAACATGGCTCCGGGCTTTGCATCATGCATACCGGCCGCGGCCGCGAGAAACTCTCCGATCCGATTGCCGATCAGCGGCACTTTCTCGAGCACTCTCTTGGGATTGCCGCGCAGGCCGGTGTTGCGTTGGAAACAATCGTGCTCGATCCGGGTTTTGGTTTCGCCAAGGAAAGCCCGGAGGAGAACATGGAACTCATCGCCCGCTTCGAGGAACTGCACGACTTCGGTCTGCCGCTGTTGGCGGGGACGTCGCGCAAACGCTTTCTCGGTGCGCTGACCGGCCGGGATGCCGCCGACCGGGATGTGGCAACTGCGGCGACGACTGTTGCGCTTCGCTTGAAGGGCGCCTCCGTTTTCCGGGTGCACAATGTCGCGATCAACCGGGATGCCCTGATCATGGCCGATGCTATGCTCGCAACCGAGCGGCGGATTGCTGCGAGGAAGGATAAGACTGCATGA
- the folB gene encoding dihydroneopterin aldolase, with amino-acid sequence MSGVFTITLKNCAFFAHHGVFPEEGVLGQRFFVDAEFDVDAIAAAETDTLDGTVHYGIAFEVIRDIVTGSRRQLIEALALAIARGLLDRFPEMLRCRITVRKPSAPIAGILDHVQVSVEQVRS; translated from the coding sequence ATGAGCGGTGTTTTCACCATCACCCTGAAGAATTGCGCTTTCTTCGCCCATCACGGCGTTTTCCCGGAGGAGGGGGTGCTTGGACAGCGTTTCTTCGTCGATGCGGAGTTCGACGTGGACGCGATTGCTGCCGCAGAGACCGATACGCTCGATGGGACCGTGCATTACGGCATTGCCTTCGAGGTGATCCGCGACATCGTCACCGGCAGCCGCCGGCAGTTGATCGAGGCGCTGGCGCTGGCCATTGCGCGCGGACTGCTCGACCGTTTCCCTGAAATGCTGCGCTGCCGGATCACGGTGCGCAAGCCGAGCGCGCCGATCGCCGGCATCCTTGACCATGTGCAGGTGAGCGTTGAACAAGTCAGAAGTTAA
- the folK gene encoding 2-amino-4-hydroxy-6-hydroxymethyldihydropteridine diphosphokinase: MAEALRRLDQRSDCRVTSVSRLYRTPAWGKTDQADFYNACAAVETLLEPQELLAACLEIERTMKRVRVERWGPRTIDIDILTFAGRMIDAEHLKIPHPRMTERAFVLMPLADIDPQLPVKDRVVADWLADVDRTGIAVANENRAWWRG, encoded by the coding sequence ATGGCCGAAGCGCTGCGCCGGCTCGACCAGCGGTCCGATTGCCGCGTGACCTCCGTGTCGAGGCTCTATCGCACGCCTGCCTGGGGCAAGACGGATCAGGCCGATTTCTACAATGCCTGTGCAGCGGTCGAGACGCTTCTCGAGCCGCAGGAACTGCTCGCCGCCTGTCTTGAGATCGAGCGGACAATGAAACGCGTGCGCGTCGAGCGCTGGGGGCCGCGGACCATCGATATCGACATTCTGACCTTTGCTGGGCGCATGATCGATGCCGAGCATCTGAAGATCCCGCATCCGCGCATGACAGAGCGCGCTTTCGTGCTGATGCCGCTCGCCGACATCGATCCGCAGCTTCCGGTCAAGGATCGGGTGGTCGCTGACTGGCTCGCGGATGTCGATCGGACGGGTATTGCCGTTGCAAACGAAAACCGCGCCTGGTGGCGCGGTTGA
- a CDS encoding YcjF family protein produces the protein MKKPTVPPTGPSSSSHSAPQRRPASFTVEPEAPRTRTAENRTPRSFAGDVVIVPDDQDPFIAATETLPEVPVAAPRRKRFSFAKLATGAFGLLLSLAFGLWVDRLISDLFARADWLGYLAIGALAIGLLALIVAVGRELVGLWRLDTVQDLKVEAEAAAESGKRKQAATVVKKLTALVAHRAETARGQKTLAAVEDDIIDAPQLIELAERELLSPLDIKARALILNAAKRVSVVTAVSPRAVVDLAYVLFEVVRLVRSMADLYGGRPGSLGMLRLLRDVFAHLAVTGSIAIGDGLAQQVLGHGLAARLSTRLGEGVINGLMTARIGIAAMDLCRPLPFRAAKRPGIGDFIGDLTPSMTGKDETRAG, from the coding sequence ATGAAGAAACCGACCGTACCTCCGACCGGCCCGTCTTCGTCATCCCACTCTGCCCCCCAGAGGCGGCCGGCGTCCTTCACCGTCGAGCCCGAGGCACCACGCACCCGCACGGCCGAAAATCGTACGCCGCGCAGCTTTGCCGGCGACGTTGTCATCGTGCCTGACGACCAGGACCCCTTCATCGCCGCAACCGAGACCCTGCCCGAAGTGCCCGTCGCTGCACCGCGCCGCAAACGTTTCTCCTTCGCCAAGCTTGCGACCGGAGCCTTCGGGCTCCTCCTGTCGCTCGCCTTCGGCCTTTGGGTTGACCGCCTGATCTCGGATCTCTTCGCCCGGGCAGACTGGCTCGGCTACCTCGCGATAGGCGCACTGGCCATCGGGCTTCTGGCCTTGATTGTCGCCGTCGGACGCGAGTTGGTTGGGCTCTGGCGCCTCGATACTGTGCAAGACCTCAAGGTTGAGGCGGAAGCAGCAGCCGAGAGCGGCAAGCGCAAGCAGGCAGCCACGGTGGTGAAGAAATTGACCGCACTCGTCGCACATCGCGCCGAGACCGCACGCGGTCAGAAGACGCTCGCCGCCGTCGAGGACGACATCATCGATGCACCGCAGCTGATCGAACTTGCCGAACGGGAACTGCTGTCACCCCTCGATATCAAGGCGCGGGCTCTCATCCTGAACGCCGCCAAAAGGGTTTCGGTCGTCACGGCCGTCAGCCCTCGCGCGGTGGTCGACCTCGCCTATGTTCTCTTCGAAGTGGTGCGCCTCGTCCGCAGCATGGCGGATCTCTATGGCGGACGCCCCGGCTCGCTCGGCATGCTGCGGCTGCTCCGCGACGTCTTTGCCCATCTCGCGGTCACCGGCTCCATCGCCATCGGCGACGGCCTCGCCCAGCAGGTGCTGGGCCATGGCCTCGCGGCGCGCCTGTCGACCCGCCTCGGTGAAGGGGTAATCAACGGCCTGATGACGGCCAGAATCGGCATCGCCGCCATGGATCTCTGCCGGCCCTTGCCGTTTCGCGCAGCCAAGCGTCCCGGCATCGGCGACTTCATCGGTGACCTGACGCCGTCGATGACGGGCAAGGATGAAACCAGGGCCGGGTGA
- a CDS encoding YcjX family protein, producing the protein MPPSLTSLTDEAAIAFDNLADRAAHLVNPTIRLGVTGLSRAGKTVFISSLVHNLLHGGRLPLFEPLRSGRMIGAALQEQPDDAVPRFQYEDHIRALVEERVWPDSTRAISELRLTIEYKSASTWNRMLSSGKLSIDIVDYPGEWLLDLPLLGQDYRTFSENTVSLAGSGVRAELAREWLALAAAVDPDGPADEMVAKRLAETFTTYLRLCKSDERSLSTLPPGRFLMPGDLDGSPALTFAPLPVLPEGRAPKGSLRAMMERRFEAYKTVVVKPFFREHFARLDRQIVLVDALQAINRGPEAVQDLERALGDVLACFRAGSNNMLTALVRRRIDRVLVAATKADHLHHESHDRLEVLTRRLVNRAIKTIGMSGAGIEVMALASVRATREANVKQDGHDLPVIVGTPMAGERIGDELFDGKRKTAVFPGDLPRDPEAYFRSVDENDASAALPDLSIVRFRPPELDEKQGITLSVPHIRLDRALQFLLGDRLA; encoded by the coding sequence TTGCCCCCTTCCCTCACCAGCCTGACCGACGAAGCCGCGATCGCATTCGACAATCTCGCCGACCGCGCCGCCCATCTGGTCAATCCCACAATCCGGCTCGGTGTGACGGGATTGTCGCGGGCAGGCAAGACGGTCTTCATCTCGTCGCTGGTTCACAATCTCCTGCATGGCGGTCGCTTGCCGCTGTTCGAGCCGCTCCGTTCCGGGCGCATGATCGGTGCAGCTCTGCAGGAGCAACCCGATGACGCCGTGCCGCGTTTCCAGTACGAGGATCACATCCGCGCACTGGTGGAGGAGCGGGTGTGGCCGGACTCGACCCGTGCGATCTCGGAATTGCGCCTGACGATCGAGTACAAGAGCGCCAGCACCTGGAACCGGATGCTGTCTTCGGGGAAGCTGTCGATCGACATCGTCGACTATCCCGGTGAATGGCTTCTCGACCTGCCCTTGCTGGGGCAGGACTACAGGACATTTTCCGAAAACACGGTGAGCCTCGCGGGCTCCGGCGTTCGCGCAGAACTGGCGCGTGAATGGCTGGCGCTCGCAGCTGCGGTGGATCCCGATGGGCCGGCCGACGAAATGGTGGCAAAACGGCTGGCCGAAACCTTCACCACCTATCTGCGGCTCTGCAAGTCGGATGAGCGCTCCCTTTCGACGCTTCCGCCGGGGCGCTTCCTGATGCCGGGCGACCTCGACGGCTCGCCGGCCCTGACCTTTGCCCCGCTCCCCGTTTTGCCGGAAGGCCGAGCGCCGAAGGGTTCGCTGCGGGCGATGATGGAGCGCCGCTTCGAGGCCTACAAGACCGTCGTGGTCAAACCCTTTTTCCGCGAGCACTTCGCCCGGCTCGACCGCCAGATCGTGCTGGTCGATGCCCTCCAGGCGATCAACCGCGGCCCCGAAGCGGTCCAGGATCTCGAACGGGCGCTCGGCGACGTGCTCGCCTGCTTCCGCGCAGGATCGAACAACATGTTGACGGCCCTCGTGCGCCGCCGGATCGACCGGGTGCTGGTTGCCGCCACCAAGGCGGACCACCTGCACCATGAAAGCCATGACCGTCTTGAGGTTTTGACGAGACGCCTTGTCAACCGCGCCATCAAGACGATCGGCATGAGCGGCGCCGGCATCGAGGTCATGGCGCTGGCCTCCGTGCGAGCGACCCGTGAAGCGAATGTGAAGCAGGACGGCCACGACCTCCCTGTTATCGTGGGCACCCCCATGGCCGGCGAGCGCATCGGCGACGAACTCTTCGACGGCAAACGCAAGACGGCAGTGTTTCCCGGCGATCTGCCGCGTGATCCGGAAGCCTACTTCCGCTCGGTCGATGAAAACGACGCCTCCGCCGCCCTGCCCGATCTCAGCATCGTGCGTTTCAGGCCGCCCGAACTCGATGAGAAGCAGGGTATCACCTTGTCCGTGCCGCATATCCGCCTCGACCGGGCGCTGCAATTCCTGCTCGGAGACCGTCTCGCATGA
- a CDS encoding SixA phosphatase family protein, whose translation MTPSIQLPQRIYLLRHAKSGWAEPGGRDFDRSLSDAGFAEAEILAETAADRGYRPDLVICSTAKRCRQTAEAINRVFSGLVEFRYVDALYNAPAEAYLEIVSSIRGVEALMLVGHNPAIEEVFARLCGNDVMARTVPEGYPTSGLAVVDAISEEAYALRDFLVG comes from the coding sequence ATGACGCCCTCCATTCAGCTTCCCCAGCGCATCTATCTGCTGCGTCACGCAAAATCCGGTTGGGCCGAGCCCGGCGGTCGCGATTTCGACCGCAGCCTTTCGGATGCCGGCTTCGCCGAAGCGGAAATCCTGGCGGAAACAGCAGCCGACAGGGGCTATCGCCCCGATCTGGTGATATGTTCGACGGCCAAGCGTTGCCGACAGACGGCAGAGGCGATCAACCGCGTCTTCTCCGGCCTCGTCGAGTTTCGCTATGTCGACGCGCTCTACAACGCACCCGCCGAGGCCTATCTCGAAATCGTCAGCTCGATCCGTGGCGTCGAGGCCTTGATGCTAGTCGGCCACAACCCGGCCATTGAGGAAGTCTTTGCGCGGCTGTGCGGAAACGACGTCATGGCCCGCACCGTGCCAGAGGGCTATCCGACCTCTGGCCTCGCAGTGGTCGACGCGATCAGCGAGGAAGCCTATGCGCTTCGGGACTTTCTCGTCGGCTGA
- the dksA gene encoding RNA polymerase-binding protein DksA, producing the protein MSEKINLSNYVLSEDEEFMNANQRAYFRAKLIAWKNDILREARETLDHLAEESANHPDLADRASSETDRAIELRARDRQRKLISKIDAALQRIDDGTYGYCEETGEPIGLKRLDARPIATLSIEAQERHERREKVYRDE; encoded by the coding sequence TTGAGTGAGAAGATCAATCTTAGCAATTATGTGCTCTCGGAGGACGAAGAGTTCATGAACGCCAATCAGCGGGCCTATTTCAGGGCAAAGCTGATCGCCTGGAAAAACGACATCCTGCGCGAAGCGCGTGAGACGCTCGACCACCTGGCTGAAGAGAGCGCCAATCATCCTGATCTTGCAGACCGGGCTTCCTCAGAAACCGACAGAGCCATCGAACTGCGAGCCCGTGATCGGCAGCGCAAGCTGATTTCCAAGATCGACGCGGCACTGCAGCGGATCGATGACGGGACTTACGGCTACTGCGAAGAGACCGGTGAGCCGATCGGTCTGAAGCGTCTGGATGCCCGCCCGATTGCGACGCTGTCGATCGAGGCACAGGAACGGCACGAGCGCCGCGAAAAGGTCTATCGCGACGAGTGA
- a CDS encoding flagellar biosynthetic protein FliO, with amino-acid sequence MLDDLISAYGNRFLVAALGVSLALLCLFIVLWILRNRAPSPFVRGGRNRQPRLQVLDAAAVDTRRRIVLVRRDNVEHLVMIGGPTDIVIESGIGDERPYLSARPIQPQALAEQQDLPKPAAQPALVATEPAAPAIASPAVASPAIVANGAAEAPARRPVAAETPRPATVSPPADPQPAPAPTPVVEQRRQQAAPVRGPEPAVENVVTAAPVAAVAAAAAPPIAAAAVTTARGPEMAPPVRVQSPAMEPIARPEPPVEPSATQPTASLEPMMVAPAPTATASAAVEQVMRRNEPMLDRGDSPSEAKTSGTPPIEAFRVEPVEPITRNELDAPKVEDVRVGPQAAGPTVIDAPAAADLLEAARQRVLVPAQAPATSRLVEPERFEPQVESEASGVPAEPEARDMSDFERVLEEEMALHLATDPAPQPAPQTPQILPETRADRPRPPIAAILSEANRATAATPNAPQPAPEPNLQNEIARIFGEMSASRNP; translated from the coding sequence ATGCTGGATGACCTGATCTCGGCCTATGGCAATCGTTTTCTCGTGGCGGCACTCGGCGTCAGCCTCGCTCTGCTCTGCCTGTTCATCGTGCTCTGGATTCTGCGCAACCGGGCTCCCTCGCCTTTTGTGCGTGGCGGCCGCAACCGCCAGCCCCGGCTGCAAGTGCTTGATGCCGCAGCCGTCGACACTCGCCGCAGGATCGTGCTGGTCCGCCGCGACAATGTCGAGCATCTCGTGATGATCGGTGGCCCGACCGACATCGTGATCGAAAGCGGTATCGGCGACGAACGTCCCTATCTCAGCGCAAGACCAATCCAGCCCCAGGCTTTGGCCGAGCAGCAGGATTTACCCAAACCCGCTGCTCAACCGGCGCTCGTCGCGACCGAACCGGCCGCACCGGCCATCGCATCCCCCGCTGTGGCATCGCCTGCCATTGTGGCCAATGGCGCAGCAGAAGCGCCGGCCAGACGCCCTGTGGCCGCGGAAACGCCCCGGCCCGCAACCGTTTCTCCGCCGGCCGATCCCCAGCCCGCGCCCGCGCCCACGCCTGTGGTCGAGCAGCGTCGTCAGCAAGCGGCACCTGTGCGCGGCCCCGAACCTGCCGTCGAGAACGTGGTGACAGCAGCCCCGGTGGCAGCAGTTGCGGCCGCCGCAGCGCCCCCCATAGCGGCTGCGGCCGTGACCACCGCAAGAGGCCCGGAGATGGCGCCTCCCGTTCGGGTCCAGTCGCCCGCAATGGAACCGATCGCGCGCCCTGAACCGCCTGTCGAGCCGTCAGCAACCCAGCCGACCGCAAGCCTTGAGCCGATGATGGTCGCACCCGCGCCAACCGCAACCGCTTCTGCCGCCGTCGAACAGGTCATGCGCCGCAATGAGCCGATGCTCGACAGGGGTGACAGCCCCTCGGAGGCCAAGACGAGCGGCACGCCTCCGATTGAAGCTTTCAGGGTTGAGCCGGTCGAGCCGATCACGAGGAACGAGCTTGATGCCCCGAAGGTCGAGGACGTCAGGGTCGGACCGCAAGCGGCAGGGCCAACCGTCATCGATGCGCCCGCCGCAGCAGATCTGCTGGAAGCGGCACGCCAACGGGTTCTTGTGCCGGCTCAAGCTCCCGCAACCTCCCGTCTCGTGGAACCGGAACGTTTTGAACCGCAGGTCGAAAGCGAGGCTTCTGGCGTACCGGCCGAACCCGAAGCGCGCGACATGAGCGATTTCGAGCGCGTCCTCGAAGAAGAAATGGCTCTGCATCTGGCCACGGACCCGGCGCCGCAGCCGGCGCCTCAAACGCCGCAGATCCTGCCAGAAACCCGCGCCGACCGCCCGCGCCCGCCGATTGCCGCCATTTTGTCGGAAGCAAATCGCGCAACTGCCGCAACACCCAACGCCCCACAGCCGGCTCCCGAACCCAATCTGCAGAACGAGATTGCCCGGATCTTCGGCGAGATGTCGGCCAGCCGAAATCCGTGA